The region ATGGCGGTCAACGGCCTGGGGCTGAACGTGAACACTCTGCCTGTTCAGGCGGTGGGTGTAGGAATCGGTGTCGACTACGCGATCTACATCGTCGATCGCATCCGCCAGGAGACTGCCTTGTGTGGGGACATCGACGAGGCGATACGTCGCGCGATCCGAACGACCGGAATGGCCGTGACCTTCACCGCTACCACGGTGGTGGGCGGTATCTTCTTCTGGGGCTTTTCGAGTCTGCGCTTCCAGTCGGAAATGGCCCAGTTGCTGACGGTTTTGATGGTGATCAATATGGTTGGCGCGATCACGATCGTTCCCGCCCTCTATTCGATCGTGCGCCCC is a window of bacterium DNA encoding:
- a CDS encoding MMPL family transporter; this translates as MAVNGLGLNVNTLPVQAVGVGIGVDYAIYIVDRIRQETALCGDIDEAIRRAIRTTGMAVTFTATTVVGGIFFWGFSSLRFQSEMAQLLTVLMVINMVGAITIVPALYSIVRPNVALKQLDEFEKRKGATASTSF